The Argentina anserina chromosome 5, drPotAnse1.1, whole genome shotgun sequence genome includes the window CAAGCTCATTGGTACTCAGATTTTTAGACTAACAAGAGTTAACTATCTGTCTATTAATTAGTGGGAAAACAAATCTTACTTCCATGGAGCCAAATAGATAAAGGCAGTATCCATATTAAGTTTTAGTGATTTATATGCAAGTCTGCTGCTACTTTCCGTTGTTGCAGTAATCTAAACATAACCCAGGGATTACTCTGAGATAGATATACTATGAGAAGACACggatagaaaagaaaaaggatcaTTCCCCAACACACAGCAGAGAAGAATACAAGAGAACTACCTGGTCTGCTACAGCATATAGAAGTGCAATAATACATGGAAGACAGCAACAAACAGCAATCCCGATGATACAAGCCAGTGCAACACAGAAAACGACAAAAAACACGTCAAAACCCAGGAATATTATGCACAACCTGCAGAACAAAGCAATACTCCCATAGTTAACACCAGAAAAATGCCACGGGTTTCACTTAAATGAATGAAGAAACAGCAATAGAATGCAAACCAGTAAAGCTGAGGGGACACACGAGCCAGAGATTGACCACCTGCTGATACCCAGTAGAATCCAATGATCCACCAGATGAACGAAAACATTGTATTTGCAGATTCCAGATGCTTAGCAACACTCCTGAGAAATAAAAGCAAAACAAACATGTTTTTTCTCTTTCAGAATTACGAAACTTGCACAGCGCATACTAACTGCATTGATTCATATAAGCAGtgccataaaaaaaaaaccagggTTTCGAGTCTTTGAAATGATTGTACTTTATTAAGCTAGTGCTATCATTCCTATCAATAAGCCTTGAAAGCAAAGAAGATCACACCAAACTCATCCTCTACATCACCGAAAATCGTACCGTGGTGCACCATTGCCCCATAAACATTTGTAAGATCAGagtaaaaaatttcatctactAAACAATAACACTTGAACAAACATCACCAAAAAAAAGATGAGACATTCTGACAAGATCACAAAATCAAAGCTTTCCGAAAACGAACGTACCCGGTGCCCTCCTCATTCAAGTGATCAGCCAAAGACACGTACTGCGACGAGTTGTCTCGGGACCTAGGGCTCGTATTCCCGCCGCTCCCAATCCCTCCGTCGCCGGAATTCAGCCCCGGAAACCGCCGGCTCTGCCTTCGCCGGAACTCGACGCAAACGCAGACCATATGCAGCACGCATTGGAGCGCGTAGCCGACGATCCAAAGCCTCAACGGAATCTCCGGTGACTCCAGCCGGCTGAGAACGAGGACCGTAGCGGCGACGACGACGAAGGCGAAGTTCCAGATGATGTCCAGAACGACGATGGGCTTGGAGTAGGCCCAATCGCTCTGGCGCTCCTCCAGTTGCTCCGCGGCGGTCTCGCGCACCAGCATCGACGGCTCGCGCATGAGGCGGCGGCTGCTGGCCTGGCGGAGGAACCGCGCGGCCTGGCGGAGGCTCTGCTGGCGCAGGAAGCGGCGGCCGGAGTTGCTCTCGTCGGAAGACCCGCCGGAATTGTTGAGCAGCGGCGTCGTGTCGACGATGTCCTCGGCGGATCGGTTGGGTGAATAAGAAGCCATTTCGGTGAAATCGAAAAACGAACGACGATGATTTTTTACCCTAAGCTGATTAGCTCTGGTGAGCTCAATTGGCTAAAGCCATTTGGGGATCGCGAAACGGTGCGTTTTAGGGGAGATCGAATAGGCGGAGGTTTTGTGGCGGGGACGAATTGGAGAGATTAAAGAGACGCGGGTGTTGGATAAGACAACGGCGACGATGAAGACAGTGTCCGTTCGGCTGGAGACTTTttgcttgttttttttgttggttacCATGAAAGCTGGACACGCTTCGTTCGGTAATTTACAGTTAGTTACTGCTGACGAGTTTGATTGGGTGCTAATTTGTGGCCCCAGTGTGTGAGTTACGATGATTCATGAGTTATCGGAAGCTAGGGGAGAAGTGGAGAACAGACAGCCGGACGGTTGTGATTTTACTTGCTGAGCCGAATTGATTAGATCAATCATATATGAATAAAGGGCCAACTCGTGAAGTTTGAAAATTAGGTATGAATATAAAATAAGTTGAATAAAATGTTTGAGAGTACGTTATAAAAACCATTACTCAAAAATATGCCCGTCATGAAAAATATCATAATAAAACTCCAAATTTGGATAGGATAATAATAGTCATTTATGACCAAACCTAGCGACTAAAAAGTAAGAAGCGGATAAAACCACTTCTTAATTTGAGGCCAATTCCCCGTATCATTTAGTTGAGTTATATAAATTGCTCTTTATAAAACAAGTGGCCCTAAGTTTGACTTATGATAAACTAATAGTTGGGAGGCCCTGAGTTTGACTCACGATaagttaataattgtatttgatatcatattaaatttaaaatatatatatatatatatatataaatgtcatATAACTAACCAATTAGTTTCGCGAAcaacttgagaaattaaactGTTTTGTTAGATGACACTAGTCAtaacatgcatgtgtaagaataatttatttaaaaaaatagaaaaaaatgatAATGAGCGGTTATCATTTAGATAATgataatttctttaattgttttattttatcattTACCTTTTAAgctttgaattattaaaataaatttcaaattaaccTATAGTGCGATAGTGTTAATGTAATTTCACATGCGTTTGTTTGACAAAACGTGTTTGAGTTATTAAAAGTATAGATTTTCTCATGATCATACACCACCACATCTTCATTTATAGAAGTAGCTTGTTATAAAAAAACATTCTAGCCAAATTAAATAATATCTTTTGTTCATACACCACCACATCTTCATTTATAGAAGTAGCTTGTTATAAAAAAACATTCTAGCCAAATTAAATAATTTCTTTTGTTCATTGATAAAATAGGTCGCGTACTTGCATAATACTAATTAATTTAGCGACATGAGTCTCTCATTTGTAATTGAGAAATCGTGAATTTGACTACTAACAAAAATTTGTTATAGCAAACTTAtttgataaaaagaaaaaagtatgTCAATTATTAAGATAGTTTCATTTATgggtgtattgtatatagatttgtgtggaattattttaattgacgGACTTTTAAGAAACTCCACGGACTCTTTAAaaagtacacatatttttataaaattatcaaaatcacTGATTTCAACCACATACTTTAGGCTGATATCTACAGACTTTTATTGATTCGTGAAATCCAGATAATTGACATTTATCGACTCTTATAGATTTCTCAATACTCACAAAAAagttgaaaataatttttttgttagttATGAAAATAATGCATGGTAATTGAATAATATGCATACCGTGTCTCTAAAATACAAATCCACGGTTCCGTGATAATTTGCTTAATTCTCATGTGTCCGAGTGTGTCCTAATTATGTAGGTTGACCCGATGGGTTCTTTGACGTCTCGTGGGTGTTATTAGACAGAGAATAATGCATCCtagaaaatttaaattttatacgaaataatttgtttttaagtaAATTTATTGGTTGTGTCTATTACAAACATACAAAATCATTagaaaatctcaattatttaagaaaatttaaaagaaacccTTAAAATTAATCTATCGACAAAGAGGTACTAAATAAATGGAAGTAAATAAATTGTTTATAAAGTTTTAAACTAAAGAAGTCGGTGTTCATGACACATTGATATGattattattcttttttcttcttatgtACTTGTTTTATCgttattgtttttattgttagAATTGAAAATGTGTTCACATATGAGAATAGAGTTTTAATAAGTGTAAATATACAAGGtaagaacataacataaagaagaagaaaaacaatcaTAGGAATAAACATGGGCATAAATATGTTAGATTGTAGGAAAAATAATCGgtaaaaaaaagacaaaaagaaaataaagaaaattgtGGATAATGAACGTCTTTAAATACAATGATAAAATCCATGAGAAAGTATATGAAAATCTTTAGTCTAGAGGCTAGACAATTTTTGAATTGTAGTGTGTATAATTAACACTACAAAGTTCATGAGATTTCATGAATTTATAATTCTAtaagtatgaatgatattttgaatatttacAGAATTCTATTCATTGTTTGAAATATGGATTGAATACCTCCAGACTTTCATCGATTTTATAATGACTTTtaaaaatcttaattgaatacagCTAAACTTGTATTTAACAATTAAAAATCTATATTAAATACacctaaaaatttaaattctatatatttatttaaaactctCGTTAATTTCATATACTATAcactttcttaatttctttagTCTATTGTTCAGATAGCTTGGATACCTAaatgattatatatttttgtgcTGCTGCATAGAAATGTAATTACGAAAAGCACCGGGGGCTTAAAATAaacatcaacaaaactacataaTTACACCTTCTCGAGCCCGTTCGGCATAAAACAATTTTCCCTCCAAATCAAAGCGGAGCGGTAAAGAGGGCTACTCGCGAGGGTTTAACACAGTCCGTCTTGTACCTTTCCAGCCTTCCGATCTCGAAGTTTTCTGATACCCAGCGGAAAACGATACCAGCAATGTCGTCCTCATCTTCGTCTTCGGCATCGGCCTACGACATGCCGTGGGTGGAGAAGTATAGGCCCACCAAGGTCGCCGACATCGTCGGCAACGACGACGCCATCTCTCGCCTCCAGGTCATCGCCCGCGAAGGAAACTTGCCCAATCTCATCTTAGCCGTACGTCACTCTCTCACAAAACCCAGCGCAGTCAATTTcattaaaccctaaaccctagaGTATGTGGATTTGTTGTTCCAATTTTGGTATTGTGGTGTGTATCGtctcatatatttttttttgtagtaaACCCTAATTATGCTTTTTTCTAGAGATTAAGTATCAGAGTGTGGGCTCAGTTTGTTTTTGAATATGCCCAGATGAAGGaatttactaattttttttatgaaagttAATTTTTAACAGAGTTTAAAACTTTAGTatggaagatatatatatatatatatttatttatttatttatttaaaggGGTAGATTGATGAAAGACTTTGCATTGTGTAAGAGAGTGAGTTTGTTATACTAGGATTGTTGGGATTGAAAATCGGAAAAACAAAATGTGTTGCTTGTTTCGAAACCAGGCATTCTGGTGAAATTTCAATGCCACTTTATTAGAATTGTGATCAATTTGATAGCTTTGAGGAATGGAAATGTCTCATCCGTTGAAGCAAATACAGCttagttttcaaaattttgttcCACACAAGATTTGGTCATTCATAAAGATTTCTTAAAAGGTAGATTATAGGATAAAAGATATGGTCTTGTCAATATGTTGTTTGGGTAGATGAAGAATGAAATCATGCCTCAATACAGTAGCTATCAGTTAGagatggtgtttttggttttgagaTATAGATTCTTATGATAACAGAATGTCCTAAGAAAATTAATGATTGGATTACAAATGCACGTTTTCGGAGGGAGATAATGCTTCTTATTGGCTTATGATGCTAGGGTGCTACTGATCATTGTATACTGTTTGCAGGGTCCTCCTGGAACTGGAAATACTACTAGCATTCTTGCTCTTGCAAACGAGCTTTTGGGACCACATTATAGGGAGGCTGTTTTAGAGCTGAATGCATCTGATGACAGGTGAGAATGTTTATGGTTGTGATGGAATTTAAATTTTGAGTCCTTGTTTTTTGTATTCATCATGTACTAATTATCTTTGGTTTCTTGTTTAGGGGAATAGATGTGGTGAGGAACAGGATTAAAATGTTTGCCCACACAAAAGTAACGCTACCTGCTGGGCGCCATAAAATTGTCATCTTGGATGAAGCTGACAGGTGAGCACTTATGATTCTTTCTTCTGGGAACAGTTTTAGCCTAATATCTATCTATATTATTTGTTGCTACAAGTTTCATATTTGCATAGCCTATCTAATGTATTTGTTGTTGGGGGATGGAAATTCTGGCTGTGTTCTATACAAAATTCAGCATGACATCTGGAGCACAACAAGCTTTGAGGCGGACAATGgaaatatattcaaattcCACGAGATTCGCTCTTGCTTGCAATACTTCGTCCAAAATCATTGAGCCTATTCAGAGTAGATGTGCCCTAGTCCGGTTTTCTAGATTATCTGATCAGGAGATACTTGGTCGTCTTATGGTAGTCGTCCAAGCTGAAAAGGTAAATAACTATGGTTGTGTTGTATTCTCTGAATTCTGTGTACTTTTATCTATTGTCTTTACGGAAATAACACACATATTGATATGCTGCTGAGCTTATAAGTCACAATAAATTCTTATGTTTATGTCAAAGCTGAGTGTCTTAATATTTCATCTTTCAGTGTATCACATAACCACCACAACGTGTGTTTTATTGCCTGGTCTGAACATTTCAATAGAAAAAACTTGCAACTTTAAATATCCTCTGGTGCTTAAATGTGAGTTTGTAGGTTGACTGACCTCTTAGTTGATGTCATAGGAATCACTGACGCTGAATATAGATAAGACTTGGTGGTTCTACCTATTTTTTATTACATACATCTACTTTGATGAGCTTCACTTTACTGAGTCTTGCATTGAGTTGTTGGTTATAGGAATAAGATCCAGAAGTGATCAAAACTCACAAGGAAGTTGCTTCCCTTATTTACCATTACCTGTTAACATacatggattttttttcttcaattcttgGTCCACTTATAATTGATTGATGTTTGCCATAAATGAAGGTTCCTTATGTTCCAGAAGGTCTGGAAGCCATCATTTTTACTGCTGATGGTGATATGAGGCAGGCATTGAATAACTTGCAAGCTACCAACAGTGGTTTCCGGTTTGTCAATCAAGAAAATGTTTTCAAGGTACTTTTGAAGTACCTAAGTTGTTTCTATTGGTGTCGAAACTTGAAAGTTACCTTTTCATGTGTTTTCTATGTTCTTTGGTACTTCAAAAgatgtgttttgttttttaggTCTGTGACCAGCCTCACCCATTGCATGTGAAGAATATGGTTCGTAACATACTTGAAGGCAAATTTGATGATGCTTGTTCAGGTCTCAAGCAGCTTTATGATTTGGGCTACTCACCCACTGACATAATTACAACATTTTTCCGTATCATTAAAAATTATGATATGGCTGAGTTTTTGAAACTGGAATTCATGAAGGTAAATCGAATCTCCAGAATGTTTCCCTTCGTTCTCTTTGAGATGTTGTTTGTTGCAAGTACtttactcgtttgagtttgcAGGAAACTGGGTTTGCTCACATGAGAATCTGTGATGGAGTTGGTTCATATCTTCAGCTGTGTGGTCTTCTGGCTAAGCTTTCCCTAGTTCGTGACACAGCCAAAGCGACATAAGAAATAACTACTGGAATCTGCAATATGCTAATGGTTGGGAACATTTTATCGTTCTGTTGTTGAGGTAGTTCATGAATGCTTTCTGCTTTGTTTTCTCATGAGAGCTAGATCCTTATGCTGGTGTTAATGAATGGAAATTTTACGTTGGATCAGTGATCAAATTAGAAAATGAATGTCTTGTACTTAAGTTAAAAGTAAGTTTTTCAACTCCTGTTTAGGATTATTATCTCTGGACTAAATCTGTGCTCCATATTGATATATTGTGACAGAAACCATATGGGCCATGTAGAAATGTTGTTGATAAAATGAATGAATCACATACAGTGGGAATTGGAGAAATGGAGCATCTTTTTAATTGTAAAATAGATTTTGATTCTTTgtattgtaaacacaaaatgAATGAATAATCTAATCTCTGAAAATGAAACCTAGCAAAAGCCCCTCTGCTAGAGTTGGGAGAAACGACGCTCCTTTGGCATGGAACTGTCTCTTCTCCTTGATAAATCACTTACGATTAACTGTCTCTTCACCTTTACTATTTTAAGCGGGTTAAAACTATGTCTGCTTCCGTGCCGTGCTCAGAccgatttatttatttttcgtgTCAGGTCAACTTATTTGCGTAAATATTAAGCCTACCCTGGTCCACGACCCAAGCTTATGTCGGGCCTAGCTAAGGCTCGTGCCGGGCCAAGAAGTGGGCCGACTTGGTCCATTAGTATTATAAAACAcaattaatataaaaatatttgtgtaattaaaatatttattttatataactatttaaaatagtaaaataaataaaatactataacatatttgataatcttatttctaaaacattacatatgtcaaaaaattatgattttttatcactattttgatgatatttgtgacataatataattaaaataataaaataatcaagaaatttatatataaaatgtctaatattcaattattataattataattattttaaatatatatataaataatataaaattatgtgtttaacgggttacatattattttaattaaaaaaacaaactaaaaataaaaaataaaaaacaaactaCCAATTTCCTTGGATTGGGCCGAGAGGCCCGAGACTATAAGAGCCCCTAAGCAATCCATTGCTCGCAACACCAAAAACGACGTCGCGTTACATCGCGCTGCATCTGTTATTAAATTGGTAACCTGAGGGCTTTAGGGTTTGGACTTTGGACAGATCGAGGATTTATAAAGAAAGCATCAGAGCGGCGGTAGcaaaattagggttttgagTGAGCAGCAAAAGCAGCCATGGTTCTCAAGACTGAGCTTTGCCGCTTCAGTGGCGCCAAGATCTACCCCGGTAGGGGCATCCGTTTCATCCGCTCCGATTCTCAGGTATAATAACCTCAGCACCTTTCTCCCTGTTACCAATTCCAACACTTACTCATCGTCTTCATCGCTAACGATACTGGCCATTGTTGCTCCGATTAGGTTTTCCTGTTCCTGAATTCCAAGTGCAAGAGGTACTTCCACAACCGCCTCAAGCCCTCCAAGATCACATGGACTGCTATGTTCAGGAAGCAGCACAAGAAGGTTAGCCTTCTTCGTCTTCAATCGCTCTctgtatttgtttttgttttatttcgaTTTGATCATGGAGATttgattgtgtgtgtgtgtgttactGTAGGACTCTGCTCAAGAGTCTGTGAAGAAGAAGCGCCGCTCCACCAAGAAGCCTTACTCAAGGTCCATTGTCGGTGCCACTCTGGAGGTCATCCAGAAGCGCAGGACCGAGAAGCCTGAGGTCCGTGACGCCGCTCGCGAGGCCGCTCTCCGGTATGTCATCGATTCAACTTCAGCCGTCGTTTTCAACTTATTGTTGTGTATCGATTGCTGTCGATttcgtttgagtttgtattgTGTTGATACTAGTTAAATATTTGATGATGTCGGTGATTTGGAGTGTGATTGATATTGTATCTGAATTTGAAGGGTGTATGGGGCAAGAGTTGtgttttgcatatctgatGGTTGTGTGTGTGCGTTTTTCAGTGAAATTAAGGAGAGGATCAAGAAGACCAAGGATGAGAAGAAGGCAAAGAAAGCTGAGGTTACAGCCAAGGCACACAAGGGTACCAAGGGTAATCTGCCCAAGGCTGCAGCTCCCAAGGGCCCCAAGCTTGGTGGTGGAGGTGGAAAGCGATGAATGTTCATCTTCCTATGTACACCGTTTATTTACGCTAGTTGCAGTTTTACTTGGACAGTTGACCCTTTTCTGGTCTTGAGTTTTGTTCGTTTGTCGGCCTTGTTTGACCAGATTAATATTTGCTTGTTTATGGATTTCCAATTGCACTAGTAAAAGCTATCTTTATATCTCTATTCCCACCATCACTTAATACTTGCATTTCTCCGGCCTGTTGTGTTTATTTTGTTTATCAATGCATACAATTGGTACAGGTTTCTTTGGATGAGGTAATCTAGATTTAGTGTGGAGATTGTATAGGCTGGTTGTGTATGTGGTGGGCGCAGATGTGACCGGCAGTGTCCTATTAAAACAATATCATATGAAAACAAGGGGCGGGGGGGTTGTTTTTGAACTGTTAGATATCTAAACAGTTCTTGGGCAGCTCTATTCTTATTCTGCATGACCATATGTTTTCCAGTTATACTGTGCTGTAAGAATGCTTTGTGTCCTGCAGCATGCCTTGATCTCTTTTTTCCTCTgagtcacaaaaaaaaaaatttcatgcGTTTCATGGTCCTGTCCCTTGTCTTAACACACTGTTGAATTGCAGCGGTATGTACATATTGCTTTTATGTTGGCATATGCAGCGAAGGAGCTTCAATTTCTAATAACCTTGCATTTTCTGTATAGTATCAGTTGCTCCATTCCCATCAGTCGATTGCTCGACCTTTCCTATGGTATTAGGTCTTCATTCCCATCAGTCCATCACTCGACCTTATAAGGATTTTAACACTGAGTTGGTCGGCAGTAGTGTATATCCTAGCTCCTCTAAATTGTAAGCGTGTTTAGCAAATGTCGTCTATTTCAGTCCAGT containing:
- the LOC126796331 gene encoding E3 ubiquitin-protein ligase At1g12760 isoform X4, which produces MASYSPNRSAEDIVDTTPLLNNSGGSSDESNSGRRFLRQQSLRQAARFLRQASSRRLMREPSMLVRETAAEQLEERQSDWAYSKPIVVLDIIWNFAFVVVAATVLVLSRLESPEIPLRLWIVGYALQCVLHMVCVCVEFRRRQSRRFPGLNSGDGGIGSGGNTSPRSRDNSSQYVSLADHLNEEGTGVAKHLESANTMFSFIWWIIGFYWVSAGGQSLARVSPQLYWLCIIFLGFDVFFVVFCVALACIIGIAVCCCLPCIIALLYAVADQDGASKEDIEQLSKFKFRRVSNEKVAADAQGPHGGVMTECGTDSPIEHVLSPEDAECCICLSSYDDGAELRQLPCGHHFHCSCIDKWLFINATCPLCKYNILKSGSNEQGEV
- the LOC126796331 gene encoding E3 ubiquitin-protein ligase At1g12760 isoform X3, coding for MASYSPNRSAEDIVDTTPLLNNSGGSSDESNSGRRFLRQQSLRQAARFLRQASSRRLMREPSMLVRETAAEQLEERQSDWAYSKPIVVLDIIWNFAFVVVAATVLVLSRLESPEIPLRLWIVGYALQCVLHMVCVCVEFRRRQSRRFPGLNSGDGGIGSGGNTSPRSRDNSSQYVSLADHLNEEGTGVAKHLESANTMFSFIWWIIGFYWVSAGGQSLARVSPQLYWLCIIFLGFDVFFVVFCVALACIIGIAVCCCLPCIIALLYAVADQQDGASKEDIEQLSKFKFRRVSNEKVAADAQGPHGGVMTECGTDSPIEHVLSPEDAECCICLSSYDDGAELRQLPCGHHFHCSCIDKWLFINATCPLCKYNILKSGSNEQGEV
- the LOC126796331 gene encoding E3 ubiquitin-protein ligase At1g12760 isoform X1 — protein: MASYSPNRSAEDIVDTTPLLNNSGGSSDESNSGRRFLRQQSLRQAARFLRQASSRRLMREPSMLVRETAAEQLEERQSDWAYSKPIVVLDIIWNFAFVVVAATVLVLSRLESPEIPLRLWIVGYALQCVLHMVCVCVEFRRRQSRRFPGLNSGDGGIGSGGNTSPRSRDNSSQYVSLADHLNEEGTGSVAKHLESANTMFSFIWWIIGFYWVSAGGQSLARVSPQLYWLCIIFLGFDVFFVVFCVALACIIGIAVCCCLPCIIALLYAVADQQDGASKEDIEQLSKFKFRRVSNEKVAADAQGPHGGVMTECGTDSPIEHVLSPEDAECCICLSSYDDGAELRQLPCGHHFHCSCIDKWLFINATCPLCKYNILKSGSNEQGEV
- the LOC126796331 gene encoding E3 ubiquitin-protein ligase At1g12760 isoform X2, producing the protein MASYSPNRSAEDIVDTTPLLNNSGGSSDESNSGRRFLRQQSLRQAARFLRQASSRRLMREPSMLVRETAAEQLEERQSDWAYSKPIVVLDIIWNFAFVVVAATVLVLSRLESPEIPLRLWIVGYALQCVLHMVCVCVEFRRRQSRRFPGLNSGDGGIGSGGNTSPRSRDNSSQYVSLADHLNEEGTGSVAKHLESANTMFSFIWWIIGFYWVSAGGQSLARVSPQLYWLCIIFLGFDVFFVVFCVALACIIGIAVCCCLPCIIALLYAVADQDGASKEDIEQLSKFKFRRVSNEKVAADAQGPHGGVMTECGTDSPIEHVLSPEDAECCICLSSYDDGAELRQLPCGHHFHCSCIDKWLFINATCPLCKYNILKSGSNEQGEV
- the LOC126796332 gene encoding replication factor C subunit 2, whose amino-acid sequence is MSSSSSSSASAYDMPWVEKYRPTKVADIVGNDDAISRLQVIAREGNLPNLILAGPPGTGNTTSILALANELLGPHYREAVLELNASDDRGIDVVRNRIKMFAHTKVTLPAGRHKIVILDEADSMTSGAQQALRRTMEIYSNSTRFALACNTSSKIIEPIQSRCALVRFSRLSDQEILGRLMVVVQAEKVPYVPEGLEAIIFTADGDMRQALNNLQATNSGFRFVNQENVFKVCDQPHPLHVKNMVRNILEGKFDDACSGLKQLYDLGYSPTDIITTFFRIIKNYDMAEFLKLEFMKETGFAHMRICDGVGSYLQLCGLLAKLSLVRDTAKAT
- the LOC126794299 gene encoding 60S ribosomal protein L24, whose protein sequence is MVLKTELCRFSGAKIYPGRGIRFIRSDSQVFLFLNSKCKRYFHNRLKPSKITWTAMFRKQHKKDSAQESVKKKRRSTKKPYSRSIVGATLEVIQKRRTEKPEVRDAAREAALREIKERIKKTKDEKKAKKAEVTAKAHKGTKGNLPKAAAPKGPKLGGGGGKR